From a region of the Malania oleifera isolate guangnan ecotype guangnan chromosome 12, ASM2987363v1, whole genome shotgun sequence genome:
- the LOC131143853 gene encoding uncharacterized protein LOC131143853, translating into MLWLAAVAMVVAVAMAEVRATKLRGSEGKREDRRMRGRKRGREGKGNRREANREAERERGEKTKKGEGAGEHRFRIALSSGSSTKVFTVWQHREKTAAMMLWLAAVATSVTVARVRESKLRGREGKREERQRIERKRGKEGKGKRGEENREAERERGEKKKKEKRVLE; encoded by the exons ATGCTATGGCTTGCAGCAGTTGCAATGGTTGTGGCAGTGGCTATGGCAGAAGTAAGGGCGACTAAACTGAGAgggagtgaagggaagagagaagatagGAGAATGAGAGGAAGgaaaagaggaagagaagggaaagGGAATAGAAGAGAAGCGAATAGGGAGGccgagagggagagaggagagaaaacgAAGAAAGGAGAGGGTGCTGGA GAGCACAGGTTCAGAATAGCACTAAGTAGTGGGAGTTCGACTAAGGTGTTCACAGTTTGGCAGCACAGAGAGAAGACAGCAGCAATGATGCTATGGCTTGCAGCTGTTGCAACATCTGTGACTGTGGCAAGAGTAAGGGAGAGTAAActgagagggagagaagggaagagagaagagaggcaaAGGATAGAAAGGAAGAGagggaaagaagggaaagggAAGAGAGGAGAAGAGAATAGGGAGGccgagagggagagaggagagaaaaaaaaaaaagagaagagggTGCTGGAGTGA